One segment of Aquimarina sp. BL5 DNA contains the following:
- a CDS encoding lactonase family protein: MSIVFIGSYTEMIAPNFGGHGIGISTLELNDQTGELKLLHSTKTKNAGYLTISNDKQFLYTCTEVVQDKKPTVKAFRILKNYSLEFINEIQVNGSLPCHISYHNNAVFIACYGTGNILKYSTNSGGKLLKETHNFVHSGKSINIERQEAPHAHQIVIHPNDKHLFVPDLGIDSIKVYNLETNFSAKNGLDIPTKKGFGPRHIVFQKEGRIGYVISELTGKIGILKEENHIFKIKKYVDSLPKDFTKTPSASAIRIHPNNIFLYVANRTLDALTIFKIVDDDLELIDYQSTNGNTLREFNISPDGTWLIACLQDSDETIVYQINTDGKLLEKHRTNLVKSGVCVAFL; this comes from the coding sequence ATGTCCATCGTTTTTATTGGAAGTTATACTGAAATGATTGCACCCAATTTTGGTGGTCATGGCATTGGTATTTCCACATTAGAATTAAATGATCAAACAGGTGAATTAAAGCTACTTCATTCAACAAAAACAAAAAATGCTGGTTATTTAACAATTTCTAATGACAAACAATTTTTATATACATGTACAGAAGTTGTTCAAGATAAAAAGCCAACGGTAAAAGCATTCAGGATTTTAAAGAATTATTCTTTGGAATTTATTAATGAAATTCAAGTAAATGGAAGTTTACCTTGTCATATCAGTTACCATAATAATGCTGTTTTTATTGCTTGTTATGGCACGGGAAACATTCTGAAATACTCTACAAATAGTGGAGGTAAGCTACTTAAAGAAACACATAACTTTGTGCATTCTGGTAAAAGCATCAATATTGAAAGACAAGAAGCACCACATGCCCATCAAATTGTAATCCATCCGAATGACAAACATCTTTTTGTACCAGACTTGGGTATTGATAGTATTAAAGTATATAATTTGGAAACTAATTTTTCTGCTAAAAACGGATTAGATATTCCTACAAAGAAAGGTTTTGGGCCAAGACATATTGTATTTCAAAAAGAAGGTAGGATTGGCTATGTAATTAGTGAATTAACTGGTAAAATAGGAATTTTAAAAGAAGAGAATCATATTTTTAAAATTAAAAAATATGTCGATTCTTTGCCAAAAGATTTCACTAAAACACCAAGTGCTTCGGCCATTAGGATCCATCCAAACAACATCTTTTTGTATGTTGCTAATAGAACTCTAGATGCCCTTACTATTTTTAAAATTGTAGATGATGATTTAGAACTTATAGATTATCAATCTACAAACGGAAATACGCTACGAGAATTCAACATTTCACCTGATGGTACTTGGTTGATTGCTTGTTTACAAGATTCTGATGAGACCATCGTATATCAAATTAATACTGATGGAAAACTACTAGAGAAACATAGAACTAACTTGGTAAAATCAGGTGTTTGTGTTGCTTTTTTATAA
- a CDS encoding glycoside hydrolase family 43 protein: MKIVLGFLICMNGFAQKVPDTFTNPILQGFYPDPSICRVGDTYYMVNSSFEWFPGLPIHRSHDLVNWEKIGYGLNRSDQIIYKDGLKNSNGIFAPTIRHHNGIFYIISTMVGQKGNFIITAKDPSGPWSKPMYIKDAPGIDPSLFWDDDGTCYYTGAGIIDGSQKEWKGKNGIWMQKIDPNKGILLGEKKQLTYGHASNARWAEGPHLYKIDGEYMLLIGEGGTGEFHAVTVFNSKNIWGPYIPNHANPVLTHRHLGKTYPILQTGHADLVQTQNGDWWSVMLAKRQIEGYVTLARETFLAKVKMTEQESGITPIFNPGVGLLQQRQLRPKLPWTTVPKIKERDDFNEESLDLKWNFLRTPNSQWYEVRKGKLEIKLRPTVVTQFVNPSFIAQRTRHFNYQASTKLSFDTNKTNEKAGLVIYRRHGNNYQLLKEKNKISLIKVLQKGNKGEFKPQIMASVPYKKEDVIFSAKVEGLKVQFFYGENEKKLIPIGDTNDYTILSDEVAQKFNGIYVGMYATSSGKESNKIAKFDWFTYHKTTE, from the coding sequence TTGAAAATAGTACTTGGTTTTTTAATTTGTATGAATGGTTTTGCACAAAAAGTACCAGACACATTTACTAATCCCATATTACAAGGCTTTTATCCTGATCCATCAATTTGTCGCGTTGGAGACACTTATTATATGGTTAACTCTAGTTTTGAATGGTTTCCTGGGCTACCTATTCATCGGAGTCACGATTTAGTAAATTGGGAAAAAATTGGATATGGATTAAATCGTAGTGATCAAATCATATACAAAGATGGATTAAAAAATTCTAACGGTATATTCGCCCCAACTATTCGTCACCATAATGGTATTTTTTATATAATATCTACGATGGTTGGGCAAAAAGGTAATTTTATCATAACGGCTAAAGATCCCTCAGGTCCTTGGAGTAAACCGATGTATATTAAAGATGCACCTGGTATTGATCCATCGTTATTTTGGGACGATGATGGAACTTGTTACTATACAGGAGCGGGTATCATAGATGGCTCTCAAAAAGAGTGGAAAGGAAAAAACGGTATTTGGATGCAAAAAATAGATCCTAATAAAGGCATATTACTTGGTGAAAAGAAACAACTGACGTATGGACACGCTTCAAATGCTCGTTGGGCTGAAGGTCCACATTTGTACAAAATAGACGGTGAATATATGTTACTTATTGGAGAGGGAGGTACAGGTGAGTTTCATGCTGTTACAGTCTTTAACAGTAAAAATATATGGGGGCCATACATACCAAATCATGCTAATCCAGTGCTAACCCATAGGCACTTAGGAAAAACATACCCAATATTGCAGACAGGACATGCTGATTTAGTACAAACTCAAAATGGAGATTGGTGGAGCGTAATGTTAGCTAAAAGGCAGATAGAAGGCTATGTGACTCTAGCTAGAGAAACCTTTTTAGCAAAAGTAAAAATGACTGAGCAAGAAAGCGGTATTACACCTATTTTTAACCCTGGAGTTGGACTTTTACAACAAAGGCAATTACGACCAAAATTACCTTGGACAACAGTACCAAAAATAAAAGAACGTGATGATTTTAATGAAGAATCACTTGATTTAAAATGGAATTTTTTACGTACACCTAACTCTCAATGGTATGAAGTAAGAAAAGGAAAACTAGAAATTAAATTACGTCCAACAGTTGTAACTCAATTTGTAAATCCATCATTCATTGCACAACGAACTCGTCATTTTAACTACCAAGCATCAACCAAACTATCTTTTGATACTAATAAAACCAACGAAAAAGCTGGCTTAGTAATTTATCGTCGTCACGGAAATAACTATCAATTGTTAAAAGAAAAAAACAAAATATCATTGATCAAAGTCTTACAAAAAGGCAATAAAGGCGAATTTAAACCACAGATCATGGCATCAGTTCCCTATAAGAAAGAAGATGTCATTTTTAGTGCTAAAGTTGAAGGGTTAAAAGTGCAATTTTTCTATGGCGAGAATGAAAAAAAACTAATCCCCATTGGTGATACAAACGATTATACCATATTATCTGACGAAGTTGCTCAAAAATTTAATGGTATTTACGTTGGAATGTACGCTACTTCATCTGGTAAGGAAAGCAATAAGATTGCTAAATTTGATTGGTTTACATATCATAAAACAACAGAATAA
- a CDS encoding arylsulfatase — translation MRNRLTLSLLLLFVFQVNAQNRPNVIVILADDIGVGDISEYRRLTSNTIIVETPTIDDLAKNGVFFTDAHSPAALCAPTRYAIMTGNHCYRSYAPRGVWGSYQKSPIVDTDITLGQLMKNVGYDTSFFGKWGFGMDFARKDNPNIIYRGPRHKPELEVDITKVIDKGPLQNGFDYSFMYPAGIQAAPYAVYENGELYPLHKKSKIVQITQKNMDKLGFKLDKMEGLGDSHWNPFKAGELLVNKAVDFINKKRDKDKPFFMYYCTQAVHKPHTPSKELNGIDIAGTTPSNHLDMVKELDIQIEMIVNALKKKEIYQNTLIIFTSDNGGLQIQKTIKSGHKSNSNFRGGKNQAWEGGTKVPFIVHWPEKIKPNTSDKSILGIDIAATLASLTNQKLELNQGMDSSNLLPFLVDKENIEAHPFLINQAGTGNENMIRKDGFKLILKVDKDADFQKNQKLIALFNLNENPSEKETHNLINNPKYKEKISELLSLYNKTRASNIQTGVK, via the coding sequence ATGAGAAACCGTCTTACGCTATCATTATTATTACTTTTTGTCTTTCAGGTAAATGCGCAAAACAGACCCAACGTTATAGTGATTTTAGCAGATGATATTGGAGTGGGCGATATTTCGGAATATAGAAGACTTACTAGTAATACTATTATTGTAGAAACACCTACGATAGATGATTTAGCCAAAAATGGTGTGTTTTTTACTGACGCGCATTCGCCAGCAGCACTTTGTGCACCCACACGTTACGCTATAATGACCGGAAATCATTGCTATAGAAGTTATGCCCCAAGAGGTGTTTGGGGAAGTTATCAGAAATCACCAATTGTTGATACTGACATCACTTTGGGACAACTCATGAAAAACGTTGGATACGATACTTCATTTTTTGGGAAATGGGGATTCGGCATGGATTTTGCCCGAAAAGACAATCCTAATATTATTTATAGAGGTCCAAGACATAAACCAGAATTGGAAGTGGATATTACAAAGGTAATTGATAAAGGGCCTCTACAAAATGGTTTTGATTATAGTTTTATGTATCCGGCAGGAATTCAAGCAGCACCTTATGCTGTTTATGAAAACGGGGAGCTATATCCTTTACACAAAAAATCAAAAATTGTTCAAATCACTCAAAAGAATATGGACAAATTAGGATTTAAGCTTGATAAAATGGAGGGATTAGGCGACAGCCACTGGAATCCTTTTAAGGCAGGCGAACTTTTAGTAAACAAAGCTGTAGATTTTATTAATAAAAAAAGAGATAAAGACAAACCTTTCTTTATGTATTACTGCACTCAAGCTGTGCATAAACCACACACTCCTTCAAAAGAATTAAATGGAATTGATATTGCTGGGACCACACCTTCTAACCACTTAGATATGGTAAAAGAGTTGGATATCCAAATAGAAATGATTGTAAATGCACTAAAGAAAAAAGAGATTTATCAAAATACCTTAATCATCTTTACATCTGATAATGGTGGATTACAAATTCAAAAAACCATTAAGTCCGGCCATAAATCTAATAGTAATTTTAGAGGAGGTAAAAACCAAGCTTGGGAAGGTGGAACAAAAGTTCCTTTTATTGTGCATTGGCCGGAAAAAATAAAACCAAACACTTCAGATAAATCTATCTTAGGCATTGATATTGCAGCTACTTTAGCCAGTTTAACAAATCAGAAGTTAGAACTAAATCAAGGCATGGACTCCTCTAATCTATTGCCATTTTTAGTCGATAAGGAAAATATTGAAGCACATCCTTTCTTAATAAATCAAGCAGGAACTGGTAATGAAAATATGATTAGAAAAGATGGTTTTAAATTAATTCTCAAAGTTGACAAAGACGCAGATTTCCAGAAAAATCAAAAATTAATTGCTTTGTTTAATCTGAATGAAAATCCATCAGAAAAGGAAACTCATAACTTAATAAACAACCCTAAGTATAAGGAGAAAATTAGTGAACTATTATCACTTTATAACAAGACTAGAGCCAGCAATATCCAAACTGGAGTTAAATAA